The following coding sequences lie in one Apostichopus japonicus isolate 1M-3 chromosome 13, ASM3797524v1, whole genome shotgun sequence genomic window:
- the LOC139978727 gene encoding uncharacterized protein isoform X1: protein MSDSDLDDINVTDFDTGERRGGRFKKNADNQAKRTSTASTTMQLQLNKLSDREVDDSNMTSVFGASPVKPATDSMRVNPLYEKGVKPAKRNSAADIEQGSGQNYDGPSDEIIVSETNQENGKVTTNEEGPTLIYNDNFKLKNKGSPPNKPKVAKFGRIIPARVKRNTHFKPRRQQVSNGNKDPGTENTTNSKERMELIEENFARRRIRRGCRYVILVILAFLVFILLLAIVLYFATQGQ from the exons atgtCGGACTCCGATCTTGACGATATAAATGTAACTGATTTTGATACTGGTGAAAGGAGAGGAGGGAGATTCAAGAAAAATGCTGACAACCAGGCAAAGAGAACCAGTACAGCTTCGACGACAATG CAACTACAACTGAATAAGCTGTCCGATCGAGAAGTTGACGATTCCAACATGACTAGTGTGTTTGGTGCCTCCCCGGTCAAGCCAGCCACTGATTCTATGAGGGTCAATCCACTATATGAAAAGGGGGTGAAGCCAGCAAAACGGAACAGTGCAGCCGATATTGAGCAAGGATCAGGGCAGAACTATGACGGACCATCAGATGAAATAATA GTCTCAGAGACAAACCAGGAAAATGGAAAAGTCACGACCAATGAAGAAGGACCAACTCTTATTTACAACGACAACTTCAAACTAAAGAACAAAGGCTCGCCTCCAAATAAACCTAAAGTG GCAAAGTTTGGAAGAATTATACCAGCTAGAGTTAAAAGA AATACGCACTTTAAACCCCGTCGTCAGCAAGTTTCCAATGGCAACAAGGACCCAGGGACCGAAAACACAACCAACAGCAAAGAACGCATGGAACTTATAGAAGAGAACTTTGCTCGCCGCAGAATCCGTAGAGGTTGTCGTTACGTCATTCTTGTCATTTTAGCTTTTTTAGTCTTTATATTGCTTCTAGCTATCGTACTTTACTTCGCCACGCAAGGACAATAA
- the LOC139978727 gene encoding uncharacterized protein isoform X2 has product MSDSDLDDINVTDFDTGERRGGRFKKNADNQAKRTSTASTTMQLQLNKLSDREVDDSNMTSVFGASPVKPATDSMRVNPLYEKGVKPAKRNSAADIEQGSGQNYDGPSDEIIENGKVTTNEEGPTLIYNDNFKLKNKGSPPNKPKVAKFGRIIPARVKRNTHFKPRRQQVSNGNKDPGTENTTNSKERMELIEENFARRRIRRGCRYVILVILAFLVFILLLAIVLYFATQGQ; this is encoded by the exons atgtCGGACTCCGATCTTGACGATATAAATGTAACTGATTTTGATACTGGTGAAAGGAGAGGAGGGAGATTCAAGAAAAATGCTGACAACCAGGCAAAGAGAACCAGTACAGCTTCGACGACAATG CAACTACAACTGAATAAGCTGTCCGATCGAGAAGTTGACGATTCCAACATGACTAGTGTGTTTGGTGCCTCCCCGGTCAAGCCAGCCACTGATTCTATGAGGGTCAATCCACTATATGAAAAGGGGGTGAAGCCAGCAAAACGGAACAGTGCAGCCGATATTGAGCAAGGATCAGGGCAGAACTATGACGGACCATCAGATGAAATAATA GAAAATGGAAAAGTCACGACCAATGAAGAAGGACCAACTCTTATTTACAACGACAACTTCAAACTAAAGAACAAAGGCTCGCCTCCAAATAAACCTAAAGTG GCAAAGTTTGGAAGAATTATACCAGCTAGAGTTAAAAGA AATACGCACTTTAAACCCCGTCGTCAGCAAGTTTCCAATGGCAACAAGGACCCAGGGACCGAAAACACAACCAACAGCAAAGAACGCATGGAACTTATAGAAGAGAACTTTGCTCGCCGCAGAATCCGTAGAGGTTGTCGTTACGTCATTCTTGTCATTTTAGCTTTTTTAGTCTTTATATTGCTTCTAGCTATCGTACTTTACTTCGCCACGCAAGGACAATAA
- the LOC139978505 gene encoding chemokine XC receptor 1-like, with the protein METATVDDVNITSQLLTTSLSNGTTDDIVKKIFEVDRDVIFQPNISIIYGALFAVVIVPALLGNSLIILTFFRYYHLRTSINTYIANLAICDLLLVLLECLPIMIQYLLPTKWSSYVVNDIFCTFSFFFNTFFGTAAIMTLLALSVERFCCVIHPVTTMAFATRTQTRANFILVLVWCVSILPHFGHCVLFDSVKREMHSVAGSGDFIYDVTFCVSAKADDSLFYGSFYTATLFLLLYASTFITTLMIYLKIIRKLKHRKLKRFQNGSRQHHHHSVRRNAHDQARKQTIKLLVCSAFSYLIYYSFYFYVNLYYVYFGLYKQQGFTLILLANWFGALNACLNPIMHVLFVSKLRRGLKNFLLCKKTQPLRSDSDRNRESSVRDSNRSSIRTNHTLSPKSNRVIMAKIAVAETEDDYL; encoded by the coding sequence ATGGAAACAGCCACTGTTGATGATGTAAACATTACGTCACAATTATTAACTACCTCTTTATCGAATGGAACAACTGATGATATTGTCAAGAAGATATTTGAAGTAGATCGTGATGTGATTTTTCAACCGAACATTTCAATTATCTATGGTGCGCTTTTCGCTGTTGTAATCGTCCCAGCGTTGCTAGGTAACAGTTTAATAATTCTCACTTTCTTTCGTTACTATCATCTTCGAACTTCGATCAACACATACATCGCGAACTTAGCCATTTGTGACCTACTTTTAGTACTCCTCGAATGTCTGCCAATCATGATTCAGTATTTACTACCGACAAAATGGTCGAGTTATGTCGTGAACgatatattttgtacattttctttcttcttcaacACATTTTTCGGTACCGCCGCTATAATGACTCTTCTGGCCTTGAGTGTCGAACGATTTTGTTGTGTGATCCATCCCGTGACAACCATGGCATTTGCAACGCGTACACAAACGCGCGCAAACTTTATACTGGTTCTCGTTTGGTGTGTGTCAATCTTGCCTCATTTTGGACATTGTGTGCTCTTCGATTCTGTCAAAAGGGAGATGCATTCTGTGGCAGGGAGTGGTGACTTCATTTATGACGTCACATTTTGTGTAAGCGCCAAAGCAGACGACAGCCTATTTTACGGTAGTTTTTACACTGCAACCCTTTTCTTACTTCTGTATGCGTCTACCTTCATCACTACACtaatgatttatttaaaaataatacgAAAACTAAAGCACAGAAAACTCAAGAGATTTCAAAATGGAAGCcgacaacatcatcatcattcggTAAGAAGAAATGCGCATGATCAGGCCCGTAAACAAACTATCAAATTACTTGTGTGTTCAGCCTTTTCTTATCTCATTTATTACAGCTTTTATTTCTATGTGAACCTTTACTATGTTTATTTCGGTTTGTACAAACAACAAGGATTCACTCTCATTCTCCTCGCTAATTGGTTTGGTGCTTTAAATGCCTGTCTAAACCCTATTATGCACGTCCTCTTTGTATCAAAGTTAAGAAGAGGACTTAAGAATTTTCTACTCTGCAAAAAGACCCAACCGCTCCGATCTGATTCAGATCGGAACCGCGAGTCTTCTGTAAGAGACTCCAACCGCAGTTCGATCAGGACGAATCATACATTATCTCCTAAAAGTAATCGTGTTATCATGGCAAAAATAGCCGTGGCTGAAACCGAGGATGATTATCTGTAA